A single Rhinolophus ferrumequinum isolate MPI-CBG mRhiFer1 chromosome 12, mRhiFer1_v1.p, whole genome shotgun sequence DNA region contains:
- the TPD52L3 gene encoding LOW QUALITY PROTEIN: tumor protein D55 (The sequence of the model RefSeq protein was modified relative to this genomic sequence to represent the inferred CDS: deleted 2 bases in 1 codon; substituted 1 base at 1 genomic stop codon) — protein MDSTSQDMDPSSLESEHTGQESDPAALDFNSLGQDYFYSAHEFYSLYQELDLDSLNEDFLSQSTPGAITVTSTGTHESHHVXCPVSAAESQDLTEADQKMLISELTKLEAEIVSLRHVLATKERRCAELKRNLGLTVLVGLRQNLSKSWHDVQVSNAYVKQKTSAAMSTMGSTISRKLGDMKNSATFKSFEGLVETIKSRVGGGRELGNDCLLSSAVCLDDLLLVSGSRYGPLLISGSGNDLVTGSGDDLLPFMEQE, from the exons ATGGATTCCACCAGCCAAGATATGGATCCTTCCAGCCTAGAATCCGAACACACTGGCCAAGAGTCTGACCCTGCAGCCCTAGATTTCAACTCTCTTGGCCAGGATTATTTCTACAGTGCCCACGAGTTCTACTCTCTCTACCAAGAATTGGACCTGGACTCTCTTAACGAAGATTTTCTTTCTCAATCCACACCAGGTGCCATAACAGTGACCTCTACGGGCACACATGAATCCCACCATGTGTGATGTCCTGTG TCGGCTGCCGAATCACAGGACCTCACAGAGGCAGATCAAAAGATGCTCATATCCGAGCTCACTAAATTGGAGGCAGAAATTGTAAGCCTACGCCATGTGCTGGCAACCAAAGAAAGACGCTGTGCGGAGCTCAAGAGGAATCTGGGCCTCACAGTCTTGGTGGGGCTGAGGCAGAATCTATCCAAGAGCTGGCATGATGTTCAGGTCTCCAACGCCTACGTGAAACAAAAGACATCAGCTGCCATGTCCACCATGGGCTCTACCATCTCTAGGAAGCTTGGAGACATGAAGAACTCAGCCACATTTAAATCCTTTGAAGGTCTGGTGGAGACAATCAAGTCCAGAGTTGGAGGTGGCAGAGAGCTTGGCAATGACTGCCTTCTTTCTTCAGCGGTGTGTTTGGATGATCTGCTCCTGGTTTCAGGGAGTAGGTATGGTCCACTCCTAATTTCAGGGAGTGGAAATGATCTGGTTACAGGAAGTGGGGATGACCTGCTTCCCTTTATGGAGCAGGAATAA